The DNA sequence tcaagttcaacaatgaAAGTCCAACACTGATAGGAACATGTCATTTACAATTAGCATgaggaatggtacatctctatACTTACATGTCagatatgcatgtcaaatgaatgatttcacggtgatatccccaagtactcacactctcagaaatACTCAATATGTCTGCCAAATGcccacacacaatcactcaacactgtacgggtgcctagcATCAATGCCCCTTACCAAaacacgtatatatatatatcactatgcatgcgctcactgctggtatgttagactctggagatcctgcccaagcactaatataaagctaataagacctgttgcggcgtgcaacccgatccacataataatgataataaagccaatatggcctgctgcggcatgcaaccctatccacaataacactcacaactCGGCTAGCAGGCctacctcagtcatcaatctctcaagtttcaagggctcacaatctcataccactcatcccaaataatgataacttgtgatgtaacagtaaatgataaatagagactgagatatgatatgcaaatgaagaatcatgattGAGCATATAATTACTATTAAAGCATATAACTCAAAACAATAGAGAtaacctcattaggtctcaaccaaataagcacatagcctaaacatgatttctaacataaatcacagcTCCACTACTCTAACCAGCAGAGATTACACAGATAAAAACAAGACTTGATATCAACAAACAATAATCAACTCGGATCATGATTAATACGGTACATGCCTACACGTCCGTCACCTTGCATATGCGTCACCCCAGCACAATATATATAACACGTTTTTCATGGATAATTACCCTCGATTCAaaatttagaaatgttacttacctcaaagcacgTAACTCAATACTCCAACAAAACCTTGCCACATGAATCGGCCTTcgagcgactcgaatctagccgaAGCAACTTAATTCCATCAATAATAGCCATAGGAAGCAATTTcaaaagataaagctaaggtctttaaccaaacccaaaaagtcaacccaaaaggtcaaacccgggcccacacctcggaacccgacaaaatttataaatttcaaacacccattcgacaacgagtccaaccataccaaaatcatccaattccaaccgtAAATCGAccatcaaatccccaaatctcactctctaatacatagtccaaaaattcccaaatttcacctcaaacacacAAAATTTAGGTGTAAAAATCAATGGGTAAACAATATTTATCGATAAAAGTGATGAATCCTCACTTACCTCTTAAATTGAAGCCAAAACCCTCTCAAAAAAATGCCCCTAGCCTAGCACCCCAAGTCCAAAATGGGAGAAAAACATGAAACCCTTCATTTATAGATTCTGCCAGTCAATCTGCACACGCGTCTCACTTAACCGCATTTGCGGTTCTGCAGGTATGGAGAAATCCCGCATCTGCGATACATTAGTGGCCTCTAACCTTCCGCATCTATGGACCATGCTCCGCATCTTCCTGTCTGCTTCTACGGACAAACATCGCACATGCGCTTCCGCAAATGCGACTCCCCGTCCGTATCTGAGACCATGACCTTCCCAGCTCAATCCTGCTTCCGTGGAGAAACAAATGCATCTGCaggcccgcagatgcggaaaacccTTTGCATCTGTGGTCCCAGAAAACCTTCACACATCTCCCACCTACGCACAAacggccgcttctgcggctccacacctgcggccaaaaccacACAAGTGCAGTTACACCAGACCTGAAACTCCACCAATTCCTTAAGTCTAAATCTCAATCAGATTTCAATCTTAATCACACCCGATGCCCCCGAGACCCATCCAAACAAACCAACAGGTCCATAAACAtgttacgaacttagtcaaagcctcaaatcatatcaaagaATATCAAAATTGCGaaccgcaccccaattcaagattactaaaactaatgaacttctaacttctaaaactaatgccgaatcagaccaaaacaactctgattgaagtcaaattttgtacataggtcataaatgacacaacaggcctactccaactcccagaaccaaaattcgaactcgatatcaataaagtccactttcggtcaaacctctcaaccttccataCCATCAACTTTCCAACATTCGCTAAAaaggctcaaaccaacctacgaacctccactTAATTATCCGAGCataagcctaagtccaaaatcaccctacaaagctattggaaccatcaaaactctattctagagtcgtctacacaaaagtcaaatgcagtcaactctttcaacttaagcttccaacattagaactaagtatcccaattcacttcgAATCATCCCTGGAACCAAATCAaccatcccgacaagtcacataaccataataaacATGAAAGGAGGAATAACATGGGAAtgggtgtcacgccccgacctcggggagcgcgaccggcgctcaacaacGATAATGCGGCGAGCAAGcttgtacaataccttctatccGAACTCACTCATGCATAAAGGAAAGAtccatttcattaattatacaattgggaggatcatgtgaacaacaccgatTCCTTATCATTAGTTACATAATTTATAAAGTTCAAAATAcacacactttcatagtttgaagcgGAACGTGTGATACAAAAAtaacattactagtttgacttttCCAACACCAACATACTTaccatactatgtctacggagccccTAATAGGTACAAAAGAGTacgatgatagtgccggcaacaaggcctcggctatacctcaaagcataatacacaaggaacaaaatatATACGCCCCCGatataaagtggggctcaccaagtcagctgggtagagggtgtaccgctatcaatgATCAACGctacctgctgtggaaccacccgcatccattaaagatgtagtatCCCCGAAAAAAGAGACGTTactacatatggaatagtactagtatgaacgATAATACCAGGAaggacaatcataaaatcaacgggagcctcaaacaataccaaaacatcaagttaggagcaagacaagtttccaagtaaatttccatatttttggttgggagatattagcaccaatataccaccATGATTTTGGCACGGAGTTCAATCATGGCTCGATCGGCCAGGATGTCTCACCCAAagatatcaaccacaatcacaatcattaTTTCAATCATgatctcaagcacaatcaccaccatgtgtgctgcatggtgtccaatcacgacccggccggctaggccgtctcaccacaatgccatgtggaTAGACATCACAtttttctagcaatcatctcatcccaataaatgggaatattctcatcacatcaatctcatcccaataaaggggtacAATCATAATTCACTCCTACACCGATACGTGTAGCTTTGgagttaggttatttcaacctacccttccttggtgactaacgatactcccagggTGTTTATTTATCTAAAGGATGGAAAactctgtaaggccccgtaaatatttcacctaaaacccggaGTTTCGTAATGTCGGGgtaggccgaggaagaaatgaagaagaagtaccctcatttatttgaatagccatgtatttataatgttgtgttctatgaaaatgctaggagttaccttctatgaattatgtatcatttgtacagttgatgttaaaggtgttcctttttggtagtatactgTTCGTGGGGCCACAGTTGGCATTGTTTTAATATTATGTTGCATCGTTGGTTCCTGTATgtgttgttaggactggttttgggattctctagtaggtggataggcccaattacaggggactACTGGTGTGTGTTGTAGCAACTTAGTTATATTGGGCGCTAATggtgaattttgaccctcattcgaggatgaatgatcctaagtgggtgaggatgtaaggccccgtaaatatttCACCTAAAACCCAAGGTTTCGTAATGCCGGGGTAGACTTATGTGTTGTTGAAAAATTGTTTTAGAAATATAGGGCATTTCTGCAGAGTTGTCCATCCTTTAGATAAATAAACACTAGGTGGATTCTTGCCCAGTTCTATGCTTCAGTCTGCGGCCAATATGTGGTCCACAGACCTagtctaagaggtaaggttctaaacctagtcttcaatttcgagtttaggtagaagatgggtaattaGGAACATGATTCTTgagtatgagagttgtttattttacatgcatgtaccaccAAGGGTAGTGGGAATattgttgagctcttttgggtTAACTTTAGGTAGAgagatgaaagaatccaccatatgAGCACCTTGAAGCCTTAATGCACacatagtatttgataaaatgctcaagtgagatggaactatgaactctctcctaatttgtgttcacttttgctatatttctaaatagaccGATgaggctaagaattccggaatattgtagtaattttaaaagctcgaggcgaggtatgttggctaaactcttctcttagaattgaaccccacaataccattgtaagtcccgtgatgcttattcttaattgaattattccaAGTACGTCTTGTGTCAAAACAaatatgcgttcaatatgtattccaaagattcttgttatgatGAGTTACCatttgagaatgtggtttaagcATGAGCTGTGTGTtattgtgttatgatttaaaaatgtgtTCCTAACGAAAGTTACCATGTCAAATTATGcaaaagaaatcacatgtgcctaagaccctaaattgctcaagtatgtgttaaagtcttaatttgaaaggccttgttgtttattacccatgatgatgtttgaaagtgaaatagtgagCATGGATTATGAAGTatgaccaacgtgccaagaatgatattgtgttGTGGTTAATGGTGCCAACAAAAtcaatgacatgtaaaagaatgtgaaatgaATGGTAAATCCTTTttataataaatgccttgggagtatcgtaTAGCCACCGatgaagggtaggtcggaacaacctaactcgaaaactacatgtgccggtgtaggaatgattgaggggtaaatccccgtgttaatatgatgagactatttttccttaaatagaatgagattattgctagcaagatgtgatgtgatgtcgatccacatggcatggtggtgagacggcttagccgatcgggctgagatcggatgccatgccgtgcacatggtggtattgtgagtgtatgtctcagGGTGAGACGACtaagccggtcgggctgagatcggactccttgctaaaacacgatgttgtatcggtgctaaagatctcccaacttaaaatactAAAATTTAATTTATCtctaacttgacaccttgttaCTATTTGATCCTCATATTGATGTCCTGTTTCCTCCTCTATTTACTGTTATTctttctattgagagggtgcttagttttacatactagtactattccatatgtagtaacgtcccttttgccgggggcgctgcatctttaatggatgcaggtggttccatagcaggtggtattgatcagcgatagcagcacaccctctcctcagctgacttggtgagcgccacttcatttcggggtcctgtatttcctatcctttgtacatagcaatcagaggtatagccgaggccttgctgctggcactgtcatagcactattttgttcctgttagaggctccatagacatagtatgggttgtatctatttttgggaaggttaagcTAAAACAATGATGTAATCGAATcgtctgttccactttaactatgattgtacaatgtactatttggagacttgttaatgacgtaactaatggaaatgaactggtgttattcacatgaccttttACTTTCTAATTAATGAATtgtattcttctctttaattATGGGTGAGTTAGGTAGATGGCAccgtgcaggcttgctcgaccggggtaactcttttgagcgccggtcgcactcccctgtgtcggggcgtgacaaactcatttcattatcttttataTATCATTTATTTCATTGTTACCAATGATCATAACACaatgtcactcttggcacgtttgccgtatttcatatttcatgttcatctcttttactttcaaacatcatcacagATCATCAACAACAAAATATTTCTATTAAAGAGTTTAAGTCCATATGTgagcaaataagaatgttaagcacattgagatttctcacacaatttggcataatagattttatttgaatcacgacttgaagttataacatttagatatgcaacctatgcttcgagcacattttcaaatagaacataacataacaagaacatttggaGTACATATTggacatatatcttttgacacaaggcttattcggaataatcaatttataatgaacaactcgggacttacaaggacattgtggggttcaattctaagagagaagtatagccaacatacctcgcctcaagctttttaaattactacaatattccagaattcttagccacttcgatctatttagaaatatagtaaaattgagcacaaattaggaaggagatTATAGtcccagctcatttgagcattttatcaagcactgggtgtgcattaaggtttcaaggttctcctatggtggatcccttcatcccactacccaaagtttactcaaatgagctcaacaatctttccactacccttgatggtacatggaTGAATAAtggacaactcccacacccaagaattacttttctcattacctatttccAATTAAATCCCGGAATTGAGGGTTAgagagtagaatcttacctctaggatgaagacctagtgaggttttcttgtgaattcttcaactttgagcaagaggTGATGAACAATAACCTTAGGAACTTccctctcactctagaccactccCCTCTCTCTAAATTTTAGTTAGGACCAGCCAAAATAACCCACAAGTTGTTTTTATGAAAATGGGATCGGGTGAAATTTTCCAAACTTAAACTCTACAAAGTCAGGTCTGCAATCGCAGACCGGACCACAAAACAGGTATGCGGCTTGCTAAAGGGACCGCAGAAAAGGGTCCCAAAACTGAGTTGTTCGGGTTGGGTCTGCGATAGTTCTGCGGTCTGCACACCACTTATGCGGTCACTTAATGCGCCACAGAACTCCCCTCTAGAAATTTTCATGTTGGATCTGTGGTGGTTTGTGCGGCccacgaaatggttatgcggccgcataatggaccgcaaaatatcctccaaaaatgggccatttctcTACTTCACTCTACGGCGGTTCTGTGGTCACATAGTGGACCGCATAAATGTCctactctgccaaaatttttcttcaactccccaacgcattaTTTAACCCAACAAGTCTATACCGCGACTCGCAAGATCGTCGCGGAGAATCTCTACAATCGTCAACACAAaagtctatcttggcaccacgagaccccgggttttaggtgaaattttacgtggccttacatcctcccccacttaagataattcgttctcgaatgagggtaaaaatccgccGTTAGAAACCAATGTGACTCAACTTCTATAACACACACCAACAGTTCCAAATTTTTTGACTaattccctaaatttccaaatatttcgccagagtttcccctataacggggcctatccacctgacagagaatcccagaaaccaacgctaacaacacatacatgaaCCAACAAtgcaacataacataaaaacaatgccaatcgtggcctcacgagcagtatatgataaaaaaggaacacccttaacatcaactgtacaaatgatacataattcacagggaacaatttcatagaaTCGATTACATAGccattcaaacaaatgagggtacttcttcttcatatcTTACTCAGCCTCCCAAGTGGaatcttcaacctgttggtttcgccatagtacttttacggaggcaatttctttatttctcagcttACGGACTTGCCTATAAAGAATGGCAACTGAAATTGCTTCATAAGTTGAATCCTTGTTAACCTCAATAACCTCAACTAGAGCAATAAGCAACGGATCTCCAACCagcttcttcaacatggatacgtggaacaccgggtgcactaaagacatctctggaggtagttcatACTTGTAATCCACCCG is a window from the Nicotiana tomentosiformis chromosome 10, ASM39032v3, whole genome shotgun sequence genome containing:
- the LOC138899967 gene encoding uncharacterized protein, which codes for MATFEALYGRRCRSPIGWFEIGEAGLIWPDLMHHAMEKVSFMKGIMRFGKKGKMSPRYIRPYRIIQRIGRVDYKYELPPEMSLVHPVFHVSMLKKLVGDPLLIALVEVIEVNKDSTYEAISVAILYRQVRKLRNKEIASVKVLWRNQQVEDSTWEAE